Proteins from a genomic interval of Capsicum annuum cultivar UCD-10X-F1 chromosome 4, UCD10Xv1.1, whole genome shotgun sequence:
- the LOC107869478 gene encoding protein RESPONSE TO ABA AND SALT 1, which produces MASTSSSKNPSLESNINSYYENWLITLQNFLEKLNAISNSNYNDDDEEENSSCSSELVMQVLDHFQNYYREIFKSTNRDVFLLISPPWYTSLEKTFVWMAGFKPSTLFSTINYSIGSELTTKQAEDLKKLKAEIKREEKIIEKGMAKVQERVAAPPIFEVMRRGGMLIDGEVSNLESVIDGFKQSMMSIIETAEHLRGSTVRKMLDILRQNQAIKLLAAVAEFHLQAKKLGLEKDIQSAKTINDDFIY; this is translated from the exons ATGGCATCAACTTCTTCATCAAAAAATCCCTCTTTAGAATCCAATATTAATTCCTACTATGAGAATTGGCTTATTACACtccaaaattttcttgaaaaattaaatgCAATTTCAAACTCAAATTATAATGacgatgatgaagaagaaaatagcaGTTGCAGTAGTGAATTGGTGATGCAAGTTTTGGATCATTTCCAAAATTACTATAGAGAAATATTTAAGTCAACAAATAGAGATGTATTTCTTTTGATATCTCCACCATGGTACACTTCTTTAGAAAAAACATTTGTTTGGATGGCTGGTTTTAAACCTTCTACTCTCTTTTCTACTATTAATTACTCTATAGGAAGTGAATTGACAACAAAGCAAGCAGAAGATTTGAAGAAGCTTAAAGCAGAgattaaaagagaagaaaag ATAATTGAGAAAGGAATGGCGAAGGTACAAGAAAGAGTGGCAGCGCCACCAATATTTGAGGTGATGAGAAGAGGAGGAATGCTAATCGACGGGGAAGTgtccaatttagaaagtgtaatTGATGGATTTAAACAGTCGATGATGTCAATTATAGAAACAGCAGAACATTTACGAGGATCAACGGTCAGAAAAATGTTAGATATTCTCAGACAAAATCAAGCCATTAAATTGTTGGCGGCAGTTGCTGAATTTCATCTACAGGCCAAAAAATTGGGTTTAGAAAAGGATATTCAGAGTGCTAAAACAattaatgatgattttatttattga